GGTCACCCCGGGGCGCGGTTTCCGGGAGGGGCCGTTCGCCACCCAGGTCGAGCTGCGCGAGCTGGTCGACCTCGCCGAGCAGCGGGGCGTGGTGGAGCACGGCGAACGGCAGATGATCCACTCCGTCTTCGCGCTCGGCGACACCATCGCCCGCGAGGTGATGGTGCCGCGCACCGAGATGGTGTGGATCGAGGAGGGCAAGACGCTCTCCCAGGCGCTGGCGCTGTTCCTGCGTTCCGGCTTCTCCCGGATCCCGGTGATCGGCGAGAGCGTCGACGACGTGCTCGGCGTGCTCTACCTCAAGGACCTCATCCGGCGTACCCGGGGTGGCGACCTGCGGGCGCACCAGACCCCGGTGGCCGAGCTGATGCGACCGGCCACCTTCGTGCCGGAGTCCAAGCCGGTCGACGACCTGCTGTCGGAGATGCAGGCCGCCCGCAACCACCTGGTCATCGTCGTCGACGAGTACGGCGGCACCGGCGGGCTGGTCACCATCGAGGACATCCTGGAGGAGATCGTCGGCGAGATCACCGACGAGTACGATGTCGAGCGCCCGCCGGTGGAGCACCTGGCCGACGGCGCGGTCCGGGTCACCGCCCGGCTGCCGGTGGAGAACCTGGGCGAGTTGTTCGACACCGAGCTGCCCACCGACGAGGTGGAGACGGTCGGCGGACTGCTGGCCCAGGCCCTGGGCCGGGTGCCGATCCCGGGTGCCGACGCCG
Above is a window of Micromonospora rifamycinica DNA encoding:
- a CDS encoding hemolysin family protein translates to MAVDPVPVMDIVAAGPTAGLPDLQLIFFAAGLVVLAGLIAMTEAALAAVSPARAAELARDGARGARTLQAVAGDVVRHLNLLLLLRLLAELTATTLVALVAVDSFGAGWRAALVTAGAMTVVSFVVVGVAPRTLGRQHAYAVGRAVAPLVRWLGRALNPLASLLILIGNAVTPGRGFREGPFATQVELRELVDLAEQRGVVEHGERQMIHSVFALGDTIAREVMVPRTEMVWIEEGKTLSQALALFLRSGFSRIPVIGESVDDVLGVLYLKDLIRRTRGGDLRAHQTPVAELMRPATFVPESKPVDDLLSEMQAARNHLVIVVDEYGGTGGLVTIEDILEEIVGEITDEYDVERPPVEHLADGAVRVTARLPVENLGELFDTELPTDEVETVGGLLAQALGRVPIPGADAEVAGLKLVAEGTTGRRNRIDSVLVSRVPSTGGPDSRDHQNSAEERQPADA